In one window of Gossypium arboreum isolate Shixiya-1 chromosome 4, ASM2569848v2, whole genome shotgun sequence DNA:
- the LOC108457932 gene encoding mitochondrial import receptor subunit TOM20-like — protein sequence MEMSNDLDRLLFFEQARKISEATYASNPLDADNLTRWAGALLELSQFQSVPDSQKMIQDAISKLEEALSINPRKHDALWCLGNAQTSFAFLTNKEDEARPYFEKAAQYFQQAVDEDPSNDIYLKSLEISAKAPELHQEIIKHGLGQQTLGAGPSTSTSSNSTKTATKNKTSSDLKYDICGWIILAVGIVAWVGFAKSQMPPSPPPPPPR from the exons ATGGAAATGTCCAACGATCTCGATAGGTTGCTCTTTTTCGAGCAAGCTCGTAAAATTTCCGAGGCTACTTACGCTTCCAATCCTCTCGATGCCGAT AATTTGACCAGATGGGCCGGAGCTTTACTGGAGTTGTCTCAGTTTCAAAGCGTTCCAGATTCTCAGAAAATGATTCAAg ATGCTATTTCGAAACTAGAGGAGGCTTTATCTATTAACCCTAGAAAGCATGATGCTTTATGGTGCTTGGGAAATGCTCAGACTTCTTTTGCGTTTCTGACTAACAAGGAGGACGAGGCAAGGCCTTATTTCGAAAAGGCTGCTCAATATTTCCAGCAAGCAGTCGATGAg GACCCGAGCAATGACATTTACCTTAAGTCTTTAGAAATATCTGCCAAG GCTCCAGAATTACACCAGGAAATCATTAAGCATGGTTTAGGTCAACAGACGCTTGGGGCTGGACCTTCTACTTCTACTTCCTCCAATTCAACAAAG ACTGCTACAAAGAATAAGACCAGCAGTGATCTCAAATATGACATATGTGGATGGATAATCCTTGCTGTCGGCattgttgcatgggttgggtttgcaAAATCACAAATGCCACCCTCCCCACCGCCACCACCCCCGCGATAA